The proteins below come from a single Vidua macroura isolate BioBank_ID:100142 chromosome 17, ASM2450914v1, whole genome shotgun sequence genomic window:
- the CEBPB gene encoding CCAAT/enhancer-binding protein beta, with protein sequence MQRLVAWDAACLPIQPPAFKSMEVANFYYEADCLAALNKLHPRAAGGRSMTELTVGDHERAIDFSPYLEPLASQPPPPAAAAGGNFEPPCSSGAGQDFLSDLFAEDYKGSGGSKKPDYTYISLARHSHPCASQSHKPGGLQGCFPPQIVETKVEPVFETLDSCKGPRKEEGGAGPGPGGMSSPYGSTVRSYLGYQSVPSGSSGNLSTSSSSSPPGTPNPSESSKSAAAGGGYSTAPAGKNKPKKCVDKHSDEYKLRRERNNIAVRKSRDKAKMRNLETQHKVLELTAENERLQKKVEQLSRELSTLRNLFKQLPEPLLASSPRC encoded by the coding sequence ATGCAACGCCTGGTGGCCTGGGACGCAGCATGCCTCCCCATCCAGCCGCCCGCCTTTAAATCCATGGAAGTGGCTAATTTCTATTACGAGGCGGACTGtctggctgctctcaacaagCTGCACCCGCGGGCGGCCGGGGGCCGCTCCATGACCGAGCTCACCGTCGGGGACCACGAGCGAGCCATCGACTTCAGCCCGTACCTGGAGCCTTTGGCGTCGcagccgccgcctcccgcggcAGCAGCAGGGGGCAACTTTGAGCCTCCGTGCAGCAGCGGCGCCGGCCAAGATTTCCTTTCCGATCTCTTCGCCGAGGACTATAAAGGCAGCGGCGGCAGCAAGAAGCCCGACTACACCTACATCAGCCTCGCCCGGCACAGCCACCCCTGCGCCAGCCAGAGCCACAAGccgggggggctgcagggctgcttccCGCCCCAGATCGTGGAAACCAAAGTGGAGCCGGTCTTCGAGACCCTGGACTCTTGCAAAGGGCCCCGTAAGGAAGAagggggcgcggggccgggacCGGGGGGCATGTCCTCGCCCTACGGCAGCACCGTGCGCTCCTACCTGGGTTACCAGTCGGTGCCGAGCGGCAGCAGCGGGAACCTGTCCACCTCATCCTCCTCCAGCCCCCCCGGCACCCCCAACCCCTCCGAGTCCTCCAAGTCCGCCGCCGCCGGCGGGGGCTACTCCACCGCCCCGGCGGGCAAGAACAAGCCCAAGAAGTGCGTGGACAAGCACAGCGACGAGTACAAGCTCCGCCGGGAGAGGAACAACATCGCGGTGCGCAAGAGCCGCGACAAAGCCAAAATGCGCAACCTGGAGACGCAGCATAAAGTCTTGGAACTGACGGCCGAGAACGAGCGGCTGCAGAAGAAGGTGGAGCAGCTCTCCCGGGAGCTGAGCACCCTCAGGAACTTGTTCAAACAGCTGCCCGAGCCCCTGCTCGCCTCCTCGCCGCGCTGCTGA